One Candidatus Cloacimonadota bacterium DNA window includes the following coding sequences:
- a CDS encoding nucleotidyltransferase domain-containing protein — MNTLTDELRLELKEFLQHHSEIVAAWEGGSAATGYLDQYSDLDLSIVINKGNPDNIFSILDEFLESRYGIIKRFRMPEPTWHGMSQCFYQ, encoded by the coding sequence ATGAATACATTAACAGATGAATTAAGATTAGAGTTAAAGGAATTCTTGCAGCATCACTCCGAGATAGTAGCTGCTTGGGAAGGTGGTTCGGCAGCTACCGGGTACTTAGATCAATATTCCGATCTCGATCTGAGCATCGTGATTAATAAAGGCAATCCGGATAATATCTTTTCCATACTAGATGAGTTTCTGGAATCTCGTTATGGAATTATTAAACGCTTTCGTATGCCGGAACCCACATGGCACGGAATGTCACAATGTTTCTATCAATAA
- a CDS encoding VOC family protein codes for MAIINPYLNFKGNCKEAFNFYRSVFGGEFCYLGRCKDMAAHEGTPPVSKEMEDKILHVSLPISKETVLMGSDTTDGEWEPNFVQGNNISLQICTESKEETDRVFIALSEGGGVIMPMAFAFWGDYFGMLTDKFGINWMINFNPEQ; via the coding sequence ATGGCAATAATTAACCCATATCTCAACTTTAAAGGCAATTGCAAAGAGGCCTTCAACTTTTACAGATCAGTCTTTGGTGGTGAATTTTGTTACCTTGGCAGATGCAAAGATATGGCAGCTCACGAAGGAACACCTCCAGTCTCCAAAGAGATGGAAGACAAGATATTACATGTCTCATTACCGATCAGCAAAGAGACCGTACTCATGGGTAGCGATACTACCGATGGAGAATGGGAACCGAATTTCGTTCAAGGTAATAATATATCTCTTCAGATCTGTACCGAAAGTAAAGAAGAAACAGACCGTGTATTCATAGCTCTCTCTGAAGGTGGAGGGGTGATCATGCCGATGGCTTTCGCCTTCTGGGGTGATTACTTCGGCATGCTGACCGACAAATTCGGGATCAACTGGATGATCAACTTCAACCCAGAGCAATAG
- a CDS encoding PorV/PorQ family protein: MKNIKFVAITLIVMFGIMIPQWLSGVSEAGVIFLLIEPGSRPGGMGHAYVAQVDDAFAGYWNPGAMAFNRKTQFAGMHTNWFGDIFDDIYIEYLGWNQYFQDIGNIGAHVIFLTYGKQDRMDEQGNYLGEFTSYELAVAASYANQVSDRLGLGLTFKFILSDLAPEGTGETEVGVKGRGISYAFDFGVKSQGIDFGQVMVAPYNGLIAAYNGIATLTGVNKANYSGFSLPVHNLDFGLNLQNIGPNIVYIDDAQSDPLPMNWRMGLSYRLMESQFNKLILNADMNKLLANDDPFYQRIITAWYDDPMQEEIDSTIFNIGAEYTYFNLLSLRGGYIYDKAGDIIGPSFGAGIQYTFTQRYKVSFDFAFQQGGGLVDYNKTFSLGLEF; encoded by the coding sequence ATGAAGAACATAAAGTTCGTAGCCATTACTTTGATAGTAATGTTCGGGATAATGATCCCACAATGGTTAAGCGGTGTGTCAGAAGCCGGCGTAATCTTCTTGCTTATAGAACCGGGTTCTAGACCGGGTGGTATGGGACATGCCTATGTTGCTCAAGTTGATGATGCTTTTGCCGGATATTGGAATCCGGGTGCAATGGCGTTCAATCGTAAAACTCAGTTTGCAGGTATGCATACTAACTGGTTCGGAGATATCTTTGATGATATCTATATCGAGTATCTCGGCTGGAATCAGTATTTTCAAGACATCGGCAATATCGGAGCACATGTCATCTTCCTGACGTATGGAAAACAAGACCGGATGGATGAACAGGGTAATTATTTAGGAGAGTTTACCAGTTATGAGTTGGCAGTAGCAGCAAGTTATGCCAATCAGGTTTCAGATCGTCTCGGTCTGGGATTAACGTTTAAATTCATCTTGAGTGATCTGGCTCCCGAAGGCACCGGAGAGACTGAGGTTGGTGTCAAAGGTCGCGGAATAAGCTATGCTTTTGATTTTGGTGTTAAATCACAGGGTATAGATTTCGGACAGGTTATGGTTGCTCCCTACAATGGTTTGATTGCGGCATATAACGGTATTGCTACATTAACGGGAGTTAACAAAGCCAATTATTCCGGATTTAGCTTACCGGTTCATAATCTTGATTTTGGTCTCAATCTGCAGAACATTGGTCCCAATATTGTTTATATTGACGATGCCCAATCAGATCCGCTTCCCATGAATTGGCGGATGGGATTATCATATCGCTTAATGGAATCACAATTCAATAAGTTAATCCTCAATGCAGATATGAACAAGCTATTAGCTAATGATGATCCTTTCTATCAAAGAATAATAACCGCTTGGTATGATGATCCGATGCAGGAAGAAATCGACTCAACGATCTTCAATATCGGCGCTGAGTATACCTACTTTAATTTACTCTCTCTTCGTGGTGGTTATATTTACGATAAAGCAGGAGACATTATTGGACCATCTTTTGGAGCCGGTATTCAATATACGTTTACTCAAAGATATAAGGTGAGTTTTGATTTTGCCTTCCAACAGGGTGGCGGATTAGTAGATTATAATAAAACATTTTCACTGGGCTTAGAGTTCTAA
- a CDS encoding T9SS type A sorting domain-containing protein — MRFIKDKVNFLLPLLLLSSVVLTGVSGRVELNKEYPSAVDGLATQRRIHPAEQYFHSQRTARIASRTANFDKLLVLLIDFQEDDDPRTTGNGKFLLEFDPEYPITIGAPPHDYEYFSAILEAMRYYYLAASLGNYDLQYDIYPLEDDPKFAYTLPQQIGYYNPGLDNYDLFVARIEEYFFDIFTTADSYGEIDFGQYGHYLIIHAGSDWQHDIYGDSPSDLPSFFIQVGDGKEVWVNDGTVMIDHACNVPETISQDGRYGVINAVIAHEFGHSLGFVDLYNVNNFYPAVGYWDIMDAGGMGRLVDIGYDGEFYAIEGGLPTLPGAWHRLLIWGDVFEDMEVYKQITDFSVGEEITISAASNLYDQDNPLPYFVKVPLNAQEYLLLENRHVDPDGDGGIYFRGAAPITPGGTDYRVLLHPIGINDPTMKPIYEYDWLLPGWMSKSGKSYGGGIIAWHIDEKVIYEEGYTYADGTFASNYQINRINTNPNRRGIRIIEADNLHDIGNPYSWYWYGTEYEPFFRYKPLLDVDGDFAGWSYEEFSYNLSSTSKPALLTNNGYPSVYRIYDISSSAGIMTFKYSFEPFEETNILSKDVKINYLAYPSITSFLGGVSEMLVFTEEGVYFYRHLYDKWAGFLNNFDYLPTHPVTFYERTGYATIYYVTSGNKLIKISDNVSNFTQVVMELESDIIETPLLIEKDDDLLIVIPTEDELIIMSELGIELEEQISLAMPNARVVYDGYTLTAISDNVMYYITLPLLLTEAPDHLLFEHIQMPTSLGSNYYPVAYAPDQMIFYQDDTGDVYRSRLLSGQLENFFNLTQYTTAEPTQLALGNIGERVVYLFFAAGEYLFAVDIDGTMAQGYPKYIENRHFQPGGDVRILEIEGQTMLVLPVTSSSSEAATPKHFPRLIDEGYLFYDFENGLLAENSIIWNRPDYPDYFYWEEHSERLYFFFADTNENLYEAILTQTEEDPIVWNGYRNSKWSVYEGIHSPHTTPVETVKAYAFPNPSRKGEVRIRVEGGEERIELQIFDISGKRLFNNIYVENIGSIYDIRWNTTNIASGVYFGIVKTKGKSVNFKVAIE, encoded by the coding sequence ATGAGATTTATCAAAGATAAAGTTAACTTTTTACTACCACTTCTCTTACTCTCAAGTGTTGTTTTGACTGGAGTTTCGGGTAGAGTCGAACTAAATAAGGAGTATCCTTCCGCTGTAGATGGTTTAGCCACTCAACGCCGTATTCATCCTGCAGAACAGTATTTTCATTCCCAACGTACAGCAAGAATTGCTTCCAGAACTGCTAATTTTGATAAACTTCTCGTACTGCTCATTGATTTTCAGGAAGATGATGATCCACGAACAACAGGAAACGGAAAATTTTTATTAGAGTTCGATCCTGAATATCCTATAACAATTGGAGCACCACCTCACGACTACGAATACTTTTCAGCAATACTGGAAGCGATGAGATATTACTATTTAGCGGCAAGTTTAGGCAATTATGATCTGCAGTATGATATCTATCCCCTGGAAGATGATCCTAAATTCGCTTATACTTTACCGCAACAGATAGGATACTATAATCCGGGATTGGATAATTACGATCTTTTCGTTGCCAGGATCGAAGAATATTTCTTTGATATTTTTACTACTGCAGACAGTTACGGTGAAATCGACTTCGGTCAATACGGACATTATCTGATCATTCATGCCGGTTCGGATTGGCAACACGATATTTATGGAGACAGTCCCTCGGATCTGCCGTCTTTCTTTATCCAGGTTGGTGACGGTAAGGAGGTTTGGGTCAATGACGGCACAGTAATGATCGATCATGCCTGTAATGTACCGGAGACGATCAGTCAGGATGGTCGTTATGGGGTGATAAATGCTGTCATAGCCCATGAATTCGGACATTCGTTGGGTTTTGTCGATCTCTATAATGTTAATAATTTCTATCCGGCTGTCGGGTATTGGGACATCATGGATGCAGGGGGTATGGGGCGTCTAGTTGATATCGGCTACGACGGAGAGTTCTATGCCATAGAAGGGGGTTTACCTACTCTTCCCGGTGCATGGCATCGCTTACTCATCTGGGGTGATGTTTTTGAAGATATGGAGGTCTATAAACAGATAACCGATTTCTCCGTCGGAGAAGAGATCACAATATCAGCAGCTTCAAATCTCTACGACCAGGATAATCCGCTGCCCTATTTTGTAAAAGTACCGCTCAATGCTCAGGAATATTTGCTGTTAGAGAACAGACATGTTGATCCGGATGGAGACGGTGGTATTTATTTTAGGGGAGCAGCTCCAATAACTCCCGGGGGAACTGATTACAGGGTATTGCTTCATCCGATAGGGATCAATGACCCTACCATGAAACCTATTTATGAATACGATTGGCTGTTACCCGGCTGGATGAGTAAGAGCGGAAAGTCCTATGGTGGCGGAATTATTGCCTGGCATATAGATGAAAAGGTCATCTATGAAGAGGGCTACACCTATGCAGACGGGACTTTTGCCAGTAACTACCAGATCAACAGGATCAACACAAATCCCAACCGGAGAGGTATCAGGATCATAGAAGCCGACAATCTCCATGATATTGGTAATCCTTATTCCTGGTACTGGTATGGTACGGAGTATGAGCCGTTCTTTCGTTATAAACCTCTATTGGATGTCGATGGCGACTTTGCCGGCTGGTCTTATGAAGAGTTCAGCTATAATCTCTCCTCTACATCGAAACCGGCACTCTTGACGAATAATGGCTATCCTTCGGTATACCGGATCTATGATATCAGCTCTTCAGCCGGAATAATGACCTTTAAGTACAGCTTTGAACCATTCGAAGAGACAAACATTTTAAGCAAAGATGTTAAGATAAATTATCTGGCTTATCCGTCTATCACATCATTCCTGGGTGGAGTAAGTGAAATGCTGGTCTTTACAGAAGAGGGTGTTTACTTTTACCGACACTTATATGACAAATGGGCAGGCTTTTTAAACAACTTCGACTATTTACCGACTCATCCGGTTACTTTTTATGAAAGAACAGGATATGCGACAATTTATTATGTTACTTCAGGGAACAAGTTGATCAAAATATCAGATAATGTGAGTAATTTCACGCAAGTTGTGATGGAACTGGAGAGCGATATTATTGAAACACCCCTTCTGATTGAGAAAGATGATGATCTGCTGATCGTTATTCCAACAGAAGATGAGCTAATTATCATGAGCGAACTGGGTATCGAGTTAGAAGAGCAAATTTCTTTAGCCATGCCCAATGCCCGGGTAGTATATGATGGTTATACTTTGACAGCTATAAGTGATAATGTAATGTATTATATAACACTTCCTTTATTACTGACAGAAGCTCCTGATCACCTGCTCTTTGAACATATTCAAATGCCGACAAGTTTAGGGAGCAATTATTACCCGGTTGCTTATGCTCCGGATCAGATGATCTTCTACCAAGATGATACCGGTGATGTATATAGAAGCCGGCTTTTGTCAGGTCAGTTGGAGAACTTCTTCAACTTAACCCAATATACAACAGCAGAACCGACGCAATTGGCTTTGGGAAATATCGGGGAAAGGGTGGTCTATCTGTTCTTTGCTGCCGGTGAATATCTATTTGCTGTCGATATTGATGGTACGATGGCTCAAGGATATCCCAAATATATTGAAAACAGACATTTCCAACCGGGTGGAGATGTAAGAATTCTGGAAATAGAGGGACAAACCATGTTGGTCCTTCCTGTGACTTCGTCGAGCTCGGAAGCAGCCACCCCGAAGCATTTTCCTCGGTTGATAGATGAAGGTTATCTCTTTTATGACTTTGAGAACGGTTTACTGGCAGAAAACTCGATAATCTGGAACAGACCTGATTATCCCGACTACTTTTATTGGGAAGAACATTCTGAACGGCTTTATTTCTTCTTTGCCGATACGAATGAAAATCTTTACGAAGCTATTTTAACACAGACGGAGGAGGACCCGATAGTCTGGAACGGTTATAGAAACTCTAAATGGTCGGTGTATGAGGGGATCCATTCTCCACATACTACTCCTGTTGAAACGGTTAAAGCGTATGCCTTTCCAAATCCGTCAAGAAAGGGCGAGGTGAGAATTAGGGTTGAAGGTGGAGAAGAAAGGATAGAGTTGCAGATCTTTGATATTTCCGGGAAAAGATTGTTCAACAATATCTATGTTGAGAACATCGGATCAATTTATGACATTCGTTGGAATACTACTAATATAGCGTCCGGAGTCTATTTTGGGATTGTTAAGACAAAAGGTAAGAGTGTTAATTTTAAGGTGGCGATTGAATGA